The genome window GTGAGGCACTCGAGCGTGGTCAGGCAGATCAGGCGCTTCAACGCCACGGCCGCCGGCCGCGCCTTCCTGAGGGGCGGCGAGCGCGTCGCGCCCGGCGGGCCACTGGGTCAGATCTACCGCGGCCTCGCCATCTCGCTCGGCTCCTACAGCAAGGGGCTCGTCGTTCCCGACGACGCGACGCTGCTGCGCGTCGAGCCGCACATCTCTTGGTGGGACTTCCACCGCTCGCCGGCGGCCATCCGGGCCGGCGAACTCGCCACGCGCGCGCTGCTGACCGGCGGCGGCCAGGAACGCGGGCCCGAGGTACTCTCGTCCGGATGACGCCCCCGACGACCCCCTCGCTGTTCCCGGCGCTTGCCGCCGCCCCCTGGTGGACGCCCTTCCTGGCGCGCCGCGAGGCCAGCGCCGCCAGCGTCGACCTGCCCGTGGCGCTGGCCGCGGCCGGCCACCCCGACCCGGCCGCCGCCGTGGCGTACACGGTCATGGCCCACCGGACCGTGCTGAGTCCCTACGCCGTCGGTGCCGTGCCTTCGGGGCTGACCGCCCTGGCGCGCGCCGAGCTGTGGCGCCTCGCCGAGACGCTCAGGCGCGTGATGGAGCCCAGCGGCGCCGTGGGCCGTAACGCGGCCGGCGTCACGCTGACCGACCTGGCGTCGTCGCCGTTGGAGCCAGTGGCCCAGGCGCGCGTGGCCCGGCTGGCCCAGGCGCTCCTCGGTGCCGACGCCGACGCCCTCCTGGACGTCTACCTCGGGCTGCTGGGCGAGGTGGGGAACGGGCCGGCGAGCCTCCATCCCGCCCTGACCTGGCGCGACGGGAACCTCGAGCCGCTCAATTACCCCGACGCGCCGGCCTGGGAGGAGCTGGCGGGGCTGGATGGGCCGCTCACGCGCCTCGCCGCCAACACGGAGGCGTTGTTGGCGGGGCGACCGGCCAACGACTGCCTCCTGTACGGCGCGCGCGGCAGCGGCAAGTCGACCGCCGTGCGCGGCCTGGTGCACCGCTACGCCGAGGGGGGCCTGCGCCTCGTCGAGGTGGCGCCCGCGACGCTGGAGGGGCTCCCGCGACTGCTAGAACTGCTCAGGCCGCAGCCACTGAAGTTCGTGCTCTTCGTCGACGACCTTGCCTTCGAGGGAGAGGACGACGCCTACCGGCCGCTCAAGAGCCTCCTCGACGGCGGGCTGCGGCGCCGCCCCGCCAACACGCTGGTGTACGCCACCTCGAACCGGCGGCACCTGGTGAGAGAGCGCCTCCGCGACCGCCCCGACCCGCTCGACGACGACGTGCACGCCTGGGACACGACCCAGGAGCGGCTGGCGCTGGCGGACCGCTTCGGGCTCGTCATCACCTTCCCGGGGGCCGACCAGCGCCGCTACCTGGAGCTCGTGCGCGCCCTCGCCGCGGCGCGGGGCCTCGCGGTCGACGCGGACCTGGTCGAGCGGGCCTTGCGCTTCGCCGACTGGAACAACGGGCTGTCGGGCAGGACGGCCAGGCAGTTCGTGGACAGCCAGTGAGGCGGGCGCACCGGGGCGCCTAGCCCTGGTCGGAGCCCGGCGCCGCGCTTAGCTTGGAGGCGTGGCGGACGTCGCGACCAGGCGGGAGTCACCCGCCGCCCCCGCGTACGGTGGGGAGGCGCCCTGGGCGGAGACCGCCGATGCGGTCGCCTGCCTGCTCGGGGTGGATCCGGCGGCGGGCCTGGCAGGGGCCGACGCCCTCGAGCGGCTGCGCCGTCACGGCGAGAACGTCGCCGCCGCCACGACGCCGCGCGCCTGGTGGCGGGTCCTGCTCGACCAGTTCAAGGGCGCCCTGGTGGCGCTGCTGGCCGCCGCGGCGGCACTCTCGGCCGGCTTCGGCGAGTGGGCCGAGGCGGGCGCGATACTGGCGGTGCTCGCCCTAAACGCCGCCATCGGGTTCGCCACGCAGCTGAAGGCCGTGCGGTCCGTCGAGGCGCTCAGGCGCCTGGGGGCGCCGACCGCCCGGGTGCGCCGCGACGGCCGGCTCCTGGTCGTGCCGGCCGCGACGCTCGTGCCCGGCGACGTCCTGATCGTCGAGGCCGGTGACCTGGTGGGCGCCGACGCACGCCTCGTCAAGGCGAGCAGGTTGGAGGCCGACGAGTCGAGCCTGACGGGGGAGTCGGTGCCGGTAGCCAAGGCGGTCGCCGCGATCCGAAGGGCGGCGGAGGTGCACGAGCGAGCCCCGATGCTCCACATGGGTACCGCCGTCACGCGGGGGGCGGGCGAGGCGGTCGTCGTCGCGACCGGCGCGGCGAGCGAGCTCGGCCGGGTCGGGCGGCTGGTCGGCACCGCCGCGCCGCCCGGCACCCCGCTGGAGGCGCGCCTCGCCGGGTTGGCGCACCGCCTGCTCTGGCTCACCCTCGTCGTCGCGGTGACCGTGACCCTCACCGGGATCGGGAGCGGCAAGGGTTGGCTGGTGCTGGTGCAGACGGCCATCGCGTTGGCGGTGGCCACGGTCCCGGAGGGGTTGCCGGTCATCGCGACGCTCACGTTGGCGGGCGGCGTGAGGCGCATGGCGCGCCGCAACGCCCTCGTCAATCGGCTGGCCGCGGTGGAGACGCTCGGCGCGACGAGCGTGATCATCACCGACAAGACGGGGACGCTGACCGAGAACCGCCTCAGGGTCGCGCAGATGTGGTTGCCTTCCGGAGTCGTGACCCTCGGTGAGGGCGGGCCGCTTGACCCGAGCGCGGCGCGGGTCGGCGCGGTGCCGCCTCCGCCGGCAACGCAGCCGGCGGGGGCGACCGAGACGGAACTCGACGCGGAGCTCCGCCACGCCCTCACCCTCGCGGCTCTCTGCGTGACGGCCGAACTGCCCGCGGGGGCCGAGCCCGGCGCGGGCGTCGGCGACCCGCTGGAACTGGCCCTCCTCGCGGCGGCCCGAGATGCCGGCGTCGAGCGCGCGAGCGTCCTGGCGCGTCACCCCGAGCTGGCGCAGGAATCGTTCGACGCCGACACGCGCCTGATGGCCACCGTGCACCGCGGGGCGGTCGCCGAGGGGACCGGCTCGGACGTGTGGATGGCGGTGAAGGGAGCCCCGGGCGAGGTCGTGAGCAGGGCCGTGGAGGTCGTAGCGGCAGGGGGAGGACGGCGTGAACCGCTGACGGCGGCCGCGCGCGAGCTGTGGCTCGAGCGGAACCGCGAGCTCGCGGCGCGCGGCTGGCGGGTGCTCGCGCTGGCCGAGCGCCGCGCCGCCGCGCCGCCGCCATCGCCCTACGAGGGGTTGGCGCTGGTGGGCCTGGTCGCGTTAGCCGACCCGCCGCGCGCGGGCGTGAAGGAGGCCGTCGCCCGCTGTCGCGCCGCAGGCATCCGCGTGCTCATGGCGACCGGCGATCAGGCCGTCACGGCGGCGCGCGTGGCGGAAGAGGTCGGTCTCGACGGGGGCGCCGGTGTGCTCGACGGCCGGGCGGTCGCGACCCTCCTCGAAGGCGGCGCGGCGGGCCGCCGCGAGCTGGCGGCCGCCGGCGTGCTCGCGCGGCTCTCGCCGGAACAGAAGCTCCGGCTGGTGGAGCTTCACCAGGAGCGCGGCGACGTGGTCGCCATGACGGGTGACGGCGTCAACGACGCGCCCGCCCTTCGCAGGGCCGACATCGGGGTGGCCATGGGTCTGCGGGGCACGGAGGTCGCGCGCGAGGCCGCCGACATGGTCTTGCTCGACGACGCCTTCCCGACGATCGTCGCGGCGGTGGAGGAGGGCCGCGCCATCTTCGAGTCCATCCGCGCCTTCGTCGTCTACCTGCTGTCCTGCAACCTGAGCGAGGTGCTCGTCATCGGCGTGGCGGGCCTGGCGGGCTACCCGCTGCCGCTACTGCCACTGCAGATCCTCTTCCTGAACCTGGTCACCGACGTGTTGCCGGCCTTGGCGCTCGGGGCCGGTCGCGGCGATGACCGCGGCGGCGCCCGCTCCATGACGAGGCCGCCACGCCCCGCCGACGAGCCGCTGCTGGCCGGCCGGCACTGGCGGAGCGTCGTGGGTTACGGTTCCCTGCTGACGACCGTGACGCTAGGGGCGTTCCTCGCCGCCTTCCGGCTCCCCGGCGCCACCACCGCCACCGCCGTCACCGTCGCCTTCCTCGTGCTGGCGCTCGGCCAGGTGTGGCACGTCTTCAACATGCGCGAGCCGGGCGCCGCCGCCTCCGGATCGCGGCCCGCCCGTGACGGCTGGCTGTGGAGCGCCGCGCTGACCTGTAGCGCCGTCCTGGGCCTGGCCGTCGCGCTGCCCGGCCCGAGGGAGCTCCTTGGCGTCGAGCTCCTCGGCGCGGGCGGCTGGGCGCTGGTGGCGGTCGGCGGGCTGCTGCCGCTGCTGCTGGGCCGGCTCTGCAAGGCGCTCGGGTTGGGCCGGGTGGCGTGACCCTAGCGCCGTTGCCGGCCCCGGGTGGCCAACGCCGCCGCCAGTCGGTAGGCGTCGCCGCGCGTGAGGGTGCCGTGGGGCGGGTCGAAGTCGGCGAGCCCGGCCGCTCGGACGGCCGGCCAGTCGTCGCCATCGGGGCAATGGCTCATGACGCAGGCGGCCTCGGCGAGCAGGCGCGCCGCCAGCGAGGCCGTCAGCGGCGCGGCGGCGTCGCCGCCCGTCAGTTCGAGGGTCGCGGCCACCAGCCGGCTCGCCAGGTCGCGGTGGAAGTAGAAGCGCGTGCCGACGTGACCCAGGAGGTAAGCGAACGACAGCGACGTCATGGGGGTGTCGAGCTTCGGGTCGTTGTCGTAGCCTCCCACGGCCAGGCCGCGCGCCACCAACACCCGGAAGGCGGAGTACGCCGGGTGTCGCGTGGGGCCGACCGGTGGGCGCTCCCGCACCTCGGGGAGCAGCGCCCCCCTGGCGGTCAGGCGTCGGCGCACCAGCTGCAGGTGTTCGTCGTCGTGGACGACGTCGTGGGCGGGCAGTTCGAGCCGCACCGCCGCCGCCGCCGCCACGCCCGCCGCCTCCGCCATGGCCATCCCGAACGGGACGACGCGCGCCGAAGCGAAGGCGACGGGGTCGTAGCCGGCGCTCTTGCCGACGACCCAGAGCCCCTCCACCTGTGAGCTGACCAACATGCAGAGCCGCCCGCCGTAGATGTCGGGCGCGCCCCACACGAAGCCCGCGTCCTGCGGAGTGAGGCTCTGCGCGTCCAGCGGGTAACCGCCGGCCGCGACGTCGTGGGGCGTCACGCGGTTCGAGAGGACGTCGTCGGCGCTCAGGACGCAATCGGCCAGGAGGTGGCGCGCCTCGCGCACGTAGAGTTCCTGGGCGGCGCCGGCCAGCCGCGCCCGCTCGAAGCCCGGGAGGTGCTCCCTGAGGTAGGCGACGATCGCCTCGCCCTCGGCCAGGCCCTTGTCGCGGCCGGCGTCGAGGCTGCTGGGGTCGAGCGGGTCGAGGCCGTACAGGAGCAGGGCGTTGATCAGCACGCTGCCGTCTTCCTGCAGGCCGAGGTTGAGGCCCCTGAGGCGGGTGCCTTCGCGCGTCGCCACGTAGGCGGCGGGCACGCCGCCGAAGTGCCCCCACGCCACCGTGTCGCGCATGCTGGCGTACGACCGGCCCCGCGCCGCTATCCCGCGCCTGAGCGCCGCCCAGTCGACCCCGCCGACGTTGAGCACCAGCGTGTCCGCCTGCCGCTGGTCGACGCCGAAGCGCTCCCAACCGAAGTCGAACGGCGCGCCGGCGGCGGCGGCGAGGTCGGCGTTGGCGGAGGCGTCGATGACCTGCAACGCGTTGACGGCCACGCGCCGAGCCCCGAGCGTCAGGCCGCGGAGCCGACCGGACTCGAGCCGCGGCGCCACCGAGCCGACGCCACGCCATACCTCCACGCCCGCCTCGTCGAGCAGCCGCTCGAAGGCGCGCTCGGCCCTGAGGACGTCGAACGCGTCGTGGGCGCCCACGAGGCGCCACCACCGCTCGAACAATCCGCGCTGGTAGTTGAACGGTTGCGTGCGCATGTCGAGCATGTTCAGCTCGCCGAGGACGAACAGGCCGCCGAGGCGGACGTCGCCTGTCACGAGGAGCGTGCGCGCCCCCTCCTCGGCGGCGGCCACGGCGGCGACGATCCCCTCCGGTTCGCTCCCGTACACGACGACGTCGAAGTAGGCCGTCCCGCCCGCGCCGGGGTCGCTGGGGCCAAGTCGGCTCGACCCCCCGGCCGGCGCCTGCGCGGCGCCGTGCGCCGCCAGCGTAACCAGCAGCGTAGCGAGGGCGACCCGCAGGGCCATCAGGCCTCGCGGCTCCTGTTGCGGGTCACGAGCTCGCCCAACACCGTCGTGGCGACGGCGGTCGCCGCCCTCGGGCGGGCAAGTTCGGCGCAGTCGGCGCGCATCTCCTCCAGGCGCGCCGGCGCCTCGAGCAGGCGCCGCAGCTTGTGGCCGAACGTGGCTATGGGCTCCACCCGCACGGCGACGCCGTGCTCGAGTAGCACGTTGGCGTTTATCTCCTCCTGCAGCGGGTACGGGCTCACGAGCATCATGGGGAGGCGTGCCGCGAGGGCCTCGCTGCTGGTGAGTCCGCCCGGCTTGGAGATCAGGATGTCGGCCGCCGCCATGCGCGTGGGCATGTCGGTCACCAGGCCGGCCACCGTGTAGCCGATGGGCCCGCTGACGCGCTCCACGTAGGAGCGGGCCAGCGATAGCAGCTCGCTGCTGCGGCCGCACACGACCATCACGTGGAGCGGCCAGCGGAACGCCACGACCTGATCGAGGATTGCCTGGAGGGTCTTCTCGCCAAGGCCGCTCGCCAGCACCAGCAGCAACTCGCGGTCGCCCGGCACCTGGAGCAGCGCGCGCGCCTCGGCGCGGCCCGGCAGCTCGCTGAAGCGCGCGTCGATCGGGATGCCCGTCACGCGGACGCGGTGCTCGTCGACGCCGGCCGCCAACAACTGCGCCCGCACGTCGTCGGAGGCGACGAAGTAGCGCGCGATGCCCGGCTGCAGCCAGAAGGCGTGAGCTGTGAAGTCCGTGATCACCTCGGCCTGCGGCAGCGGCCGGTGCCGGCGCATGCGGCCCGACACGATCTCGGCGCCGAGGAAGTGGGTGTGGACGACCACGTCGGGGCGGTACCTGTCGATCATGCGCGGCACCTCGTACGACAGCAGACGCGTGACGCGCGCCCGCAGGCGCTGCTGCACGCTCTTGAGCTCGCTCGGTCGCCTGTCGAGGCGGCGGCCGACCCACTCGACGAGGTCGGGGACGGTCCGGACCAGGTCGAAGTATGCCTGGCGGTAGAGCCGCCGGAACGGCACGGCGGTGTGTTCGAGGAGGTCGACGTGTGACGCCACCGCCCCCTCAGCCTCCAGGGCCGCGTGCAGGGCGTTGCCCGCGGCCACGTGACCTCCGCCGATGGACGCCGACAGGATCAGCACGCGCGTCGGGTCAGCCACAGGCGGAGCATAGCAAGGCCGTCGCGGCCGGAGCGGGCGCCCCTGCGGGCGTCCCTACGGGCGCCCCTGCGGGCGTCCCTACGGGCGCGCCTACGGGGGGTGATAGCATCCTGGCGGAGGGTCAGATGCCCAGAACCTGGCTGCTGGTGGCCACCTCGCTGCTGCTCTTGGGAGGCTGCGTGCCGACCTCGGCGTTGAAGATGCACGACCTCTACGTCTACGGCGTCGAGAACGCGCGCTACACCTACTTCTACGGCCAGACCGGGGAGCTGCTATACGGCAATCGGTCACTCACGTTGGCGGAGCCGGACGCCGCGCAGGCCGGCGGCGGGCGACCGTTCGCCGTGGCCGGCGCCCTCATGGTCGACGGCGGGCCGTACCTGCGCCAGTCACTCGAGCGCCTCGAGGGGGCGCCTATCGCCGTGAGCCGCTTGCTCTTCACGACGGACGTGCGCCTGGAGCTCGGCGCCGACGTGAGCGAGGTCGTCTACTTCGACGGTCAGTCGTACCTGCGCCTCCTCGACGAGGGGCAGGCCGGCACCGTCCAGCGCGTCGTGCCGAGACCGCGCCTCAACCGGCTGAGGGGCCTCGGCGAGCTGAGCGGCGCCGAAGCCGACGCGCTGGCCGCGGCTCTGGAGGCGCGGGGCCGGCCGTTCGCGCTCGCAGTGCTTCCCACGGCGAGCCTGCCGACCCACCCCGTCGACGGCCTCTCGGAGCACAGCCGAACCGGGGTGTTCGTCCAACTCGGGGTGGAGGTCAGCGAGGAGGTCGCCGGCGGCGCCGCCGAGGAGCTCACGTGGGAGGTGGTGGCGCGCGGCAGCCAGGCCGTCGGGTTCCAGGGCGCCAGTTACCAGCTCGTCACGAGCCGGGACGAGCTCATCGCCCTGTGGCAGCGCGCCTACGGCAGCCAGCTGACGGTGCCCCCGCTGCCCGAGCTCGACTACCGCCGCGAGACCGTCGTGGCGCTCTTCCTCGGCAGCAAGCCCACGGGCGGTTACGGCGTCGACGTCGTCGACGCGCGCGACGAGGGGGGCGAGCTCTACCTCGACCTGCGGCTGACCGAGCCCGGTCCCGGCACCATCACCACCCAGGCGCTCACGAGCCCGTGGCTGGTCCTGCGCGTGCTGCGCGCGGGTTACCAGGCCGCATGGCTGCGCGACGCGGCGAGTGGCAACCTCGTGGGGGTGGCCAGGCGGGAACAGTGACGAGGGCCTGAGCCGCCGGCAGCCTCAGGTGAGGGCGAGCGGATCGAAGAGCCGGCGGTACTCCTCGTTGGCGTAGCGGTCGGTCATGCCGGCGATGTAGTCGGTGACGGCCCGCTCGAGCCCGAGCTCGGGCGCCTGGGCGGCCACGTCGGGCGGCAGCATGTCGGGCGTCTCGACGTAGGCGTGGTAGATGCGCTCGAGTATGAGGTGCGCCTTGCGCGTCATGCGGATCAAGCGGTGATGGAAGTAGAAGTTGGCGTAGAGGTACTCCTTGAGTTCACCCAACCGCCGCGCCATGCCTTCCGACGGCGCCAGCAGTTTGCCGGGCGCCTGCCGCACCCCGTCGAGGTCCGTGACCTCCCGCTCGGTCAGGCGCGCGTGAGTGGCGTGGACGACGTCTGTGATAACGTCGCCCAGCAGCTCGCGGATGAGGACGTAACGCTGCGACGAGTCGAAGCGCTCGGCGCTCAACCCCAGGCGTGAGAACAGCTCGCCCACGATCGGGACCTCCGCCACCCCGGCCGGCCGCAGGTGGCCGGAGCGCAGGCCGTCGTCGAGGTCGTGCGCGTTGTAGGCGACCTCGTCCGCCACGTTGACGACCTGCGCCTCCAGCGACGGCTGCACGTCCGGCTCCCAGCTCGGGTCGGGCACGTCGTACTCCGTCTCGTGCTTCATGATGCCCTCGAGCGTCTCCCACGTGAGGTTGAGGCCGGGGAAGCCCGGGTAACGCCGCTCGAGCTTCGTGACGATGCGCAGGCTCTGCCGGTTGTGGTCGAAGCCGCCGACCCCCGCGGCGAGCGTGTCGAGCGACTTCTCGCCCGCGTGCCCGAACGGCGGGTGCCCCAGGTCGTGCGCCAGGGCTATCGTCTCGCTCAGGTCTTCGTTCAGCCCGAGCGCTCGCGCGATGCTCGTGGCGACCTGCGCCACCTCGAGCGTGTGGGTGAGGCGCGTGCGGTAGTAGTCGCCCTCGTAGTTGACGAACACCTGCGTCTTGTACTCGAGGCGCCTGAACGCGCTCGTGTGCACGACCCGGTCGCGGTCCTTCTGGAACGCCGTCCGGTAGGCGCTCTCGCCCTCGGCGTGGATGCGCCCGCGCGAGCCCGCCGCCAGGGTGGCGTACGGCGCCAGGGTCTGCCGCTCGTTGCGCTCGAGCTGTTCACGCGTCATCAGCATGGTGGCGGTACCATACCAAGCCATGCGAACGACCCTGCTCGCCGAGTTCCTCGACACCTGCGTGCGCACCGCCCACGAGGCCGGCCGCCTCACCCTCGGCTACTTCGGCACCGACCCGGAGGCCGAGTTCAAGGCGGACGACTCGCCCGTCACCCAGGCCGACAGGGCCGCCGAGGAGCTGATCCGGGCGCGGCTGGAGGCGGCCTACCCCGACCACGGGCTGGTGGGTGAGGAGTGGGGGGTGGCGCGCGAGTCGGCCCCCCTCAAGTGGTACATCGACCCGATCGACGGCACCAAGAGCTTCATGCGCGGCGTGCCCCTCTACGCCGTGTTGCTCGGCCTCGAGGAGGAAGGGGAACCGGTCGTCGGCGCCGCTTACTTCCCGGCCCTCGGAGAGATGCTCTACGCCGCCAAGGGCCTTGGCGCTCACCTCAACGGCCGCCGCGTCCGCGTGAGGGACACGCCGACGCTGGCGCGGTCGTTCGTGTCGTTCACGGACGCGGCCTCGTTCGCGCCCCACGGGCGCGCCGCCGCCTGGGAGCGCATCGCCGCCGCCAGCTACTACCGCGTCGGCTGGTCGGACGCCTACGGCCACGCCCTCGTCGCCTCCGGGCGCCTGGAACTCATGCTCGACCCCGTGCTGAACCCGTACGACGCCGGACCGTTCGGCGTCATCCTGCCCGAGGCCGGCGGCTACTTCGGCGACTGGAGCGGCCGGCCCGGCATCCACGGCGGCGAGGGCCTTAGCACGTCGCTGCGGCTCCTGCCGGAGGTGCTCGCCCTGATCGCGGGCTGAGCCGCGCCGCGCCGCCGCCGCGGAGGGCGCCCTCCGCGACGCCCGCTCGTACCCCGCCGACCGGCGCGAGGGCGAGGCGGTAGTAGACTCGTTGCCGATGGACCAGACCCCGAGACGCCAGACTCCGACGACCTGGGTGGGCGGCGTCCCCGTGGGCGCCGGCCACCCCGTCGTCGTGCAGTCGATGACGAACACCGACACGGCCGACGCCGCCGCCACGGCGGAGCAGGTGGCCGCGCTGTGGCGGGCCGGCAGCGAGATCGTGCGCGTGACCGTCAACGACACGCGCGCCGCCGCGGCCGTCCCGGAGCTGAGGGAGCGCCTCGCCGACATGGGCGTGACGGCGCCCATAGTTGGCGACTTCCACTTCAACGGCCACGCGCTGCTCACCGCCCACCCCGCCATGGCCGCCAACCTCGACAAGTACCGCATCAACCCAGGCAACGTGGGGCCGGGCAGGCGCCACGACGCGAACTTCCTGACCATCATCGACGTGGCGAAGGACAACGGCAAACCCGTGCGGATCGGCGTCAACTGGGGCTCGCTCGACCAGGCGCTGCTCACGAGCATGATGGACGACAACGGCAGGTTGCCCGAACCGAAGCCCGGGCACGAGGTACTGCTGGAGGCCCTCATCGAGTCCGCGCTGCGGTCCGCCGAGGCGGCCGAGGCGCACGGCCTGGGGCACGACCGCATCGTCCTGAGCGCCAAGGTGAGCGGCGTGCGCGACCTGTGGGAGGTCTACCGCCGCCTGGCCGCGCGCTGCGACTACCCGCTCCACCTCGGCCTCACGGAGGCCGGCATGGGCGTGAAGGGGACCGTCTCGAGCACGGCGGCCCTGGCGCCCCTCTTGGCCGAGGGGATCGGCGACACCATCAGGGTGTCCCTCACGCCGGACCCGGGGGCGCCGCGGGAGCGCGAGGTGGAGATCGCCCAGGAGGTACTGCAGGCGCTCGACCTGCGGCGCTTCGCCCCGAGCGTGACGGCGTGCCCGGGGTGCGGTAGGACCACCAGCACGCTGTTCCAGGAGATGGCCCGCGACATCCAGGCGCACCTCAAGGCGGCCATGCCCGCCTGGAAGGAGCGCTACCCGGGCGTCGAGGGGCTCAAGGTGGCCGTCATGGGCTGCGTGGTGAACGGCCCCGGCGAGTCGAAGCACGCCGACATCGGCATCAGCCTGCCGGGCACCGGCGAGTCGCCCCGCGCGCCGGTCTACCAGGACGGCAAGCTGCTGACCACGCTGCAAGGCCCCGACATCGCCGGCGACTTCAACCGCCTCCTCGACGACTACGTCAGGACCCGCTACGGCGTCCCCGACCCCGCCGGCGCCTGACCGACCCGGCCGCCTGCGCGTATGGTGAGGGCATGAAGATCTACACACGCACGGGCGACGATGGCAGCACCGCCCTGTTCGGCGGGGCGCGCGTGGGCAAGGACGACGCGCGGGTGGAGGCCTACGGCACCGTGGACGAGGCCAACGCGGCGCTCGGCCTGGCGCGAGCCGAGCTGGCACGGGACGCCGCGGCGGCAGCCGCCACGGGGGGCGCCGACGCCAAGGCGGGCTTCGCCAAGCTCGACGCCGACCTGGCGCGGCTGCAGAGCCTGCTCTTCGACCTCGGGGCGGACCTCGCCACCCCCGGCGGCACGCGGACGCGCGCCTTCATCCAACCGATACTGCCGGAGGACGTCGAGCACCTCGAGGCGCTCATCGACGAGTACTCGCTCGAGTTGCCGCCGCTCACGCACTTCATACTGCCGGGTGGCACCCCGGCATCGGGTGCGTTCCAGCTGGCGCGCGCCACCATCCGCCGGGCGGAACGGCACGCGGTCGCGCTCGCCCGCGGGGAGGAGGTGGGGGAGAGCGTGCTGCCGTTACTCAACCGGCTCTCCGACCTGTTCTTCGTGCTGGCACGCGTGGCGTGCCTGCGGGCCGGGGTGCCGGAGGTCATCTGGCAGGCGCGCAAGCCCGAGCGCAAGCGCCCCGCGGACGGCTAGACGCGCCCCTTCAACTCACGGACGGCACCGAGGCCGCGCCGGTCCAGTTCGGCCGACAGGCCCGCCAGGACGTCGGTGACGACGCGAGGACCGCGGTAGACGAACGAAGTGTAGAGCTGAAGGAGGTCCGCGCCGGCCCTGAAGCGGTCGAGCGCGTCGGCGGGTCCCGCGATCCCGCCGACCGCCACCACCGGCAGCTGGGTGCGCGCGCGGACCAGTTCCAGCACGCGCAGGGCGCGCCGCGCCAGCGGACGGCCCGACAGGCCGCCCTCCTGGGTGCGGTGGGGGGAGGCGAGCTCGGCGCGCGCCAGGGTGGTGTTGGTGGCGATCAACCCCGCCGCGCCACCCCGCTCGGCCGCCTCGACGAGCTCGGCGATCTCGTCGTCGCTGAGGTCGGGGGCGAGCTTGACGAGGACCGGCTTGGCTCCCAGTTCGGTCCTCAGCTCGGCCGCCACGCGCAGGAGCGCCAGGAGCGGCTCGGTGCGCTGCAGGGCGCGCAGGCCCGGGGTGTTCGGCGACGAGACGTTAAGTGTCAGGTAGTCGGCCACCCGCCAGACCTCGCCTAGCGCGGCGCGGTAATCGTCGGCGGCGCTCTCGGCTCGCGCGACGCGCGACTTGCCCACGTTCACTCCCAGCACGACGCCGGGCACGCGCCCGCGGTCGAGGCGTGCCAGGCGCGCGGCCAGCGCGGCGGCGCCCGCGTTGTTGAACCCCATGCGGTTGACGAGGGCCTCGTCCTCCACCAACCTGAAGAGGCGCGGCCGGGCGTTGCCGGGTTGAGGCAGCGCCGTCACGCTGCCGACCTCCACTGCCCCGAAGCCGAGCGCTGCCAGGGCGGGGAACGCCACGCCGTCCTTGTCGAGGCCGGCCGCCAACCCCAGCGGGTTCGGGAAGCGGAGCCCGAACGCCTCGACGGCCAGGCGCGGGTCGGGCGCGCCGCGCGTCATGGCCATGAGGCGCGGGAGCGCGGCGCTGCGGCTCGCGAGGGCCAACCCGCCCATCACCAGGTCGTGGGCGCGCTCCGGCTCCAACCGGAACAGCAAGCGTTTGGCTTGTGAGTAGACGTTCATGAGTGACCTCGCCCCGCTCGCGACCGGCCGGCCCGGCGGCGCCCAAGCTTACCCGGGTGCGCCCAGGGCGCGCCCTGGGTGCGCCCAGGGCGCCCCCGGGTGCCGTGGTAACGTCGCTCGGTGCAGGAGTCCGAGCAGTTCCTGGTCGACCAGGCGCGCTTCCAAGGGTCGCTGACGGAGCTGGCGCACGCGCTGCGCACGCAGACGCTCGCGCC of Trueperaceae bacterium contains these proteins:
- a CDS encoding quinone-dependent dihydroorotate dehydrogenase — translated: MNVYSQAKRLLFRLEPERAHDLVMGGLALASRSAALPRLMAMTRGAPDPRLAVEAFGLRFPNPLGLAAGLDKDGVAFPALAALGFGAVEVGSVTALPQPGNARPRLFRLVEDEALVNRMGFNNAGAAALAARLARLDRGRVPGVVLGVNVGKSRVARAESAADDYRAALGEVWRVADYLTLNVSSPNTPGLRALQRTEPLLALLRVAAELRTELGAKPVLVKLAPDLSDDEIAELVEAAERGGAAGLIATNTTLARAELASPHRTQEGGLSGRPLARRALRVLELVRARTQLPVVAVGGIAGPADALDRFRAGADLLQLYTSFVYRGPRVVTDVLAGLSAELDRRGLGAVRELKGRV